One genomic region from Gossypium hirsutum isolate 1008001.06 chromosome D13, Gossypium_hirsutum_v2.1, whole genome shotgun sequence encodes:
- the LOC107920771 gene encoding subtilisin-like protease SBT3.17 produces the protein MNINIFPILFCSIIALCCLIQMAESTEATKSSSAAAAGTDAAVHIVYTERPQYEQPEAYHIRTLSNVLGSEEAAKEALIYSYKTAASGFSAKLTPQQVAEISKQPGVLQVVPSRTLQLHSGPGKLH, from the exons ATGAACATCAATATATTCCCGATTTTATTCTGTTCGATAATTGCTTTGTGTTGTTTGATCCAAATGGCTGAATCTACAGAAGCAACGAAATCATCTTCGGCGGCGGCGGCGGGGACGGATGCGGCGGTCCACATCGTTTACACCGAGAGGCCTCAGTATGAGCAGCCTGAAGCCTACCATATCCGGACCCTCTCCAACGTCCTCGGCAGCGAAGAAGCTGCTAAGGAAGCCCTGATCTACAGTTACAAGACGGCTGCCAGTGGCTTCTCCGCCAAGCTTACTCCCCAACAGGTTGCCGAAATATCAA AACAACCTGGTGTTCTTCAAGTTGTCCCGAGCAGGACACTCCAGCTGCATTCTGGACCAGGCAAGCTGCACTAA